One window of Aspergillus oryzae RIB40 DNA, chromosome 3 genomic DNA carries:
- a CDS encoding uncharacterized protein (permease of the major facilitator superfamily) yields the protein MASEKEAAGGRVSSSHYDLETSKPGIEQLELIADPDDGLSEEEKAKIDRRLLRKLDMRLIPWLSLLYLASFLDRTNIGNAKIDGLQEALHMTDGQYNASLTIFFVSYSIFEPLTNVLLKRTLPSIFIPTIIVLWGICMTTMGLVHNFSGLMAARWFLGLAEAGLFPGISYYLSCWYKRSEFGIRMAIFFSAAALAGSFGGLLAAAIAKMDRVGGKDGWAWIFILEGLATVVIGVFSFWLVYDFPDKAKFLSDVDRIRVMRRLALDQQSSTAKEHEWKSSYMWDSLKDHKTWLGAIIYMGADGALYAFSLFVPTIIKELILGYSSTRAQLLSVPPYACAAILTVSVGYIADRTGQRGIYNILASILGIVGFAMLLGTNSPGVKYAGVFLGAMGIYPCIANTIAWVSNNVEGIYKRGVTIGIMIGWGNLNGIMSSNIYRSADAPSYYPGHGTVLAYLTLFLFVGSVAEYFLLRRENRKRRRGDRDHRVEGLTPEEIQQLGDKRPDFIYTI from the exons ATGGCATCCGAGAAGGAGGCAGCTGGTGGAAGGGTTTCTAGCAGTCATTATGACCTAGAAACCTCAAAGCCAGGTATCGAGCAACTTGAGTTGATTGCTGACCCTGATGATGGCTTAtctgaagaggagaaggcaAAAATA GATCGACGCTTGCTGAGGAAGTTAGATATGCGACTTATCCCTTGGCTGTCGTTACTCTATCTAGCATCTTTCCTTGACCGCACAAATAttggaaatgcaaagatTGAtggtctccaagaagcaCTTCATATGACCGACGGTCAATACAACGCTTCGctgaccatcttcttcgtctcctATTCTATTTTTGAACCTCTCACTAACGTGCTGCTTAAACGGACACTACCTAGTATCTTCATCCCAACAATCATCGTTCTCTGG GGCATTTGCATGACAACAATGGGGCTTGTACACAACTTTTCCGGCCTTATGGCTGCACGATGGTTCCTTGGATTAGCGGAAGCTGGTCTTTTCCCGGGCATCAGCTACTATCTTTCCTGCTGGTATAAACGATCTGAATTCGGTATTCGTATGGCCATATTcttttctgctgctgcattaGCGGGCTCGTTTGGCGGCCTTCTGGCAGCCgccattgccaagatggatAGGGTGGGTGGGAAGGATGGCTGGGCCTGGATCTTCATCCTAGAGGGTCTCGCAACCGTTGTCATTGgggtgttttctttctggctGGTGTACGACTTCCCGGACAAAGCTAAATTCCTATCTGATGTGGACCGAATCCGCGTGATGCGACGTCTAGCTCTAGACCAGCAATCCAGTACTGCAAAGGAGCACGAGTGGAAATCCTCATATATGTGGGACAGCCTGAAAGACCATAAAACTTGGCTTGGTGCTATCATCTACATGGGTGCTGATGGAGCATTGTATGCTTTTTCATTGTTCGTACCAACCATTATCAAAGAACTA ATATTAGGCTACTCATCTACACGTGCACAGCTTCTCAGTGTGCCTCCTTATGCTTGCGCTGCTATCTTAACAGTCTCGGTTGGCTACATAGCCGATCGCACGGGTCAAAGAGGAATATATAACATTCTCGCATCTATCTTGGGAATAGTTGGTTTCGCAATGCTACTAGGCACGAATTCGCCCGGTGTTAAATATGCGGGAGTCTTCCTTGGAGCTATGGGCATTTATCCCTGCATTGCTAATACCATTGCCTGGGTCAGCAACAACGTAGAGG GCATATATAAACGTGGTGTTACCATCGGAATCATGATCGGATGGGGAAACCTAAACGGTATCATGTCCTCCAACATATATCGCAGTGCCGATGCACCAAGTTATTATCCCGGTCACGGTACGGTTCTGGCGTACTTAACactctttttgtttgttggaTCAGTTGCAGAATACTTTCTACTAAGGAGGGAAAATCGAAAGCGCCGACGTGGCGATAGGGACCATCGTGTTGAGGGATTAACTCCTGAGGAAATTCAACAGCTTGGTGACAAGAGGCCTGACTTTATCTACACGATATAG